The proteins below come from a single Cupriavidus pauculus genomic window:
- a CDS encoding LysR family transcriptional regulator: protein MDKLLALKMFVETVDAKGFSAAARRLQLATSSVTRALDGLEASLGAVLLNRSTRQVTVTEAGAAYYRQARGILEAVEEADAMIADRGDASHPPVGQLRVSIPVAFGRRCIAPYLGAWLAAHPQLELEVTLTDDIVDLLTARIDVSVRLGGAAAYDNVIAREIGRFHRRVVATPAYLARHGTPAAPMDLVEHRCLRFSYGTRDQVWTFRRDDASETVPIAGHFRSNNTEVLLEVLRADGGIALLPDWLVDDDIASGRVTALFGDWDIHPDQSMSVVSALYLPNQRGSRRVAAFLAFLQTLPTLRPSPAA from the coding sequence ATGGACAAACTGCTCGCGCTGAAGATGTTCGTCGAGACCGTCGACGCCAAGGGTTTCTCCGCGGCCGCGCGGCGCCTGCAACTGGCCACTTCGTCGGTCACGCGCGCGCTGGACGGACTGGAGGCATCGCTCGGCGCGGTGCTGCTCAACCGCTCGACGCGGCAGGTCACCGTGACCGAGGCCGGCGCCGCGTACTACCGGCAGGCACGTGGCATTCTCGAAGCGGTAGAGGAAGCCGATGCGATGATCGCCGATCGCGGCGACGCATCGCACCCGCCCGTCGGACAGTTGCGCGTCTCGATACCGGTGGCCTTCGGGCGCCGCTGCATCGCGCCCTATCTCGGCGCGTGGCTCGCCGCCCATCCGCAGCTCGAACTCGAAGTCACGCTCACGGACGATATCGTCGATCTGCTCACCGCGCGCATCGACGTATCGGTGCGGCTGGGCGGCGCGGCCGCGTACGACAACGTGATCGCGCGCGAGATCGGCCGCTTTCATCGGCGCGTGGTCGCCACGCCCGCCTATCTGGCCCGTCACGGCACGCCCGCGGCGCCGATGGATCTCGTCGAGCATCGATGCCTGCGCTTCAGCTACGGCACGCGCGATCAGGTCTGGACCTTCCGGCGGGACGACGCAAGCGAGACGGTGCCGATCGCCGGCCATTTCCGCAGCAACAATACCGAGGTGCTGCTCGAGGTATTGCGCGCCGACGGCGGCATCGCGCTGCTGCCGGACTGGCTCGTCGATGACGATATCGCCAGCGGACGCGTAACGGCATTGTTCGGCGACTGGGACATTCATCCCGACCAGTCGATGTCTGTGGTTTCTGCGCTATATCTGCCCAATCAGCGAGGCTCGCGGCGCGTCGCCGCGTTTCTCGCATTCCTGCAGACGTTGCCCACGTTGCGTCCTTCGCCCGCAGCCTAG
- a CDS encoding TetR/AcrR family transcriptional regulator, translating into MEKAIEHFTRNGFAGSTRELARQIGVTQPLLYRYFDSKEALIERVYNEVFQWRPVWERQIADRSVPLTERLHAFYVDYSSVILREEWIRLFIFAGLTHEGINNKYLSKLRSKVFLPVLAEVREAYEIGPPRGAAETDAEIEMIWSLHAAIFYIGVRKWIYGLKVPTDLDAVIRQKVDMFLHGAPAAMRKLRDTGK; encoded by the coding sequence GTGGAAAAGGCGATCGAGCACTTCACGCGCAACGGGTTCGCGGGCAGCACGCGCGAGCTTGCGCGGCAGATCGGCGTCACGCAGCCCCTGCTGTACCGCTACTTCGACAGCAAGGAAGCGCTGATCGAACGCGTGTACAACGAAGTGTTCCAGTGGCGTCCGGTCTGGGAGCGCCAGATCGCGGATCGGTCGGTCCCGCTGACGGAGCGGCTCCATGCGTTCTATGTCGACTATTCGTCCGTGATCCTGCGCGAGGAGTGGATTCGCCTGTTCATCTTCGCTGGCCTGACGCACGAAGGCATCAACAACAAGTACCTGAGCAAGCTGCGCAGCAAGGTCTTCCTGCCGGTACTGGCCGAAGTGCGCGAGGCATACGAGATTGGGCCGCCGCGCGGCGCGGCCGAGACCGATGCCGAGATCGAGATGATCTGGAGCCTGCATGCCGCGATCTTCTATATTGGTGTGCGCAAATGGATCTACGGGCTGAAAGTGCCGACCGACCTCGACGCGGTCATCCGCCAGAAGGTCGATATGTTCCTGCACGGCGCGCCGGCCGCGATGCGCAAGCTGCGCGACACCGGCAAGTAA